In Agromyces sp. 3263, a single genomic region encodes these proteins:
- a CDS encoding energy-coupling factor transporter ATPase, which produces MTAPLLELDAVRIRHEGTARATPDGVSLDIRAGEVVLVLGPSGCGKSTLALALDGLVPHAVAAELEGSVRVAGADTRERTVAELSEHVAMVFQDPDAQVVTGTLLDEVAFGPENRLVPAAEVLERAERALKLVGLWDRRRDNPDVLSGGGRQRLAIACALALASPVLVLDEPTANLDPAGIDEVYAVLRELADDRDHAIVLIEHNLDAAVDLVDRVVVLDAAGRLVIDGPVRDVLRGRAGELLELGVWLPVSTLAAMRLRSAGVAIDPLPLTPSELAGALEAIDVLPAPVRTPATALAPSAAPAITVRDVSVRRGGRRGPVVVQGVDLDVASGDFLAIVGTNGAGKTTLLQAIAGVAPRAGGLVDVLGMDPQRADARDRAQRIGFVFQNPEHQFVADTVAGELDTGLRFQGVPEAERHDEVERMLRRFDLVEHAGRHPFLLSGGQKRRLSVGTALVAGAPVLALDEPTFGQDRARATELLDLLRTLNGEGTTVLVVTHDLQLVADYATRVAVMRDGRVVGSGTTDEVLAGPLIEEAGLRHPPLARAMRSLVRHPEWQTVTRMSQLPRSDRVAR; this is translated from the coding sequence ATGACCGCCCCGCTGCTCGAGCTCGATGCCGTGCGCATCCGGCACGAGGGCACCGCCCGCGCGACGCCCGACGGCGTGTCACTCGACATCCGGGCCGGCGAGGTCGTGCTCGTGCTCGGGCCGTCGGGATGCGGCAAGTCGACGCTCGCCCTCGCGCTCGACGGGCTCGTGCCGCACGCCGTGGCGGCCGAGCTCGAGGGGTCGGTGCGGGTCGCCGGCGCCGACACGCGGGAGCGCACCGTGGCGGAGCTCAGCGAGCACGTCGCCATGGTCTTCCAGGATCCCGACGCCCAGGTGGTGACGGGCACGCTCCTCGACGAGGTCGCATTCGGCCCCGAGAACCGGCTGGTTCCCGCGGCCGAGGTGCTCGAGCGTGCCGAGCGCGCCCTGAAGCTCGTCGGGCTGTGGGACCGCAGGCGCGACAACCCCGACGTGCTGTCGGGCGGCGGCCGACAGCGACTCGCGATCGCGTGCGCCCTCGCCCTCGCCTCGCCGGTGCTCGTGCTCGACGAGCCGACCGCGAACCTCGACCCGGCTGGCATCGACGAGGTGTACGCGGTGCTTCGCGAGCTGGCCGACGACCGCGACCACGCCATCGTGCTCATCGAGCACAACCTCGACGCGGCCGTCGACCTCGTCGACCGCGTGGTCGTGCTCGACGCGGCGGGCCGCCTCGTCATCGACGGACCCGTGCGCGACGTGCTGCGGGGCCGGGCGGGCGAGCTGCTCGAACTCGGCGTGTGGCTGCCCGTGTCGACCCTCGCGGCGATGCGCCTGCGGTCGGCGGGAGTGGCGATCGATCCGCTTCCGCTCACGCCGTCCGAGCTCGCCGGCGCGCTCGAGGCGATCGACGTCTTGCCCGCACCCGTCAGGACGCCCGCGACCGCGCTCGCACCCTCTGCCGCACCCGCCATCACGGTGCGCGACGTGTCGGTGCGTCGGGGCGGCCGCCGCGGCCCGGTCGTGGTGCAGGGGGTCGACCTCGACGTGGCATCCGGCGACTTCCTCGCCATCGTCGGCACGAACGGCGCCGGCAAGACCACCCTGTTGCAGGCGATCGCGGGCGTGGCGCCCCGCGCGGGCGGGCTCGTCGACGTGCTCGGCATGGACCCGCAGCGGGCCGACGCGCGCGACCGCGCACAGCGCATCGGCTTCGTGTTCCAGAATCCCGAGCACCAGTTCGTGGCCGACACCGTCGCCGGCGAGCTCGACACCGGCCTCCGGTTCCAGGGCGTTCCCGAGGCGGAACGACACGATGAGGTCGAGCGGATGCTGCGGCGCTTCGATCTCGTCGAGCACGCCGGCCGGCATCCGTTCCTCCTGTCGGGCGGGCAGAAGCGGCGACTCTCGGTCGGCACGGCCCTCGTCGCCGGAGCCCCGGTGCTCGCCCTCGACGAGCCCACGTTCGGCCAGGACCGGGCCCGCGCGACCGAGCTCCTCGACCTGCTCCGCACGCTGAACGGCGAGGGCACGACGGTGCTCGTCGTCACGCACGACCTGCAGCTCGTGGCCGACTACGCGACCCGGGTCGCCGTGATGCGGGACGGCCGTGTGGTCGGCTCCGGCACGACCGACGAGGTGCTCGCAGGTCCGCTCATCGAAGAGGCCGGGCTGCGGCATCCGCCCCTCGCACGTGCGATGCGGAGCCTCGTACGGCATCCCGAGTGGCAGACG
- a CDS encoding nucleotide disphospho-sugar-binding domain-containing protein, whose translation MSTYLLCASPIQGHVAPLLAIARDLVSRGHDVTMLTGSRFHDAVVATGAAHRALGGIADLDDRRMAEHLPDRDRHRGIGKLQYDVQTIFVKTVPDQFRGVEAALTEVAPDAILVDAAFAGILPLLLDDPATRPPVLAVGVVPLSQSSPDVAPYGLGLAPMPGRVGRLRNRVLNVLVQRVLFRATQRLANETMRSLGRPDLDAFVLDFSRRFDRFLQLSPAEFEYPRSDLSPNLRFVGTVLPPAPVAGALPAWWDELDGDRPVVHVTQGTIDNADFGRLVRPTLDALDGGDVLVVVATGGRPVEEVGPLPSNARAAEFLPYDLLMPKVDVFVTNAGFGGTQYALSHGVPIVAAGDTEDKPEVSTRVEWAGVGVNLKTGTPPAADVRGAVERVLGDPGYRERARTLARRIRDMDTFGMISAELEAASARTAGSRVG comes from the coding sequence ATGTCCACCTACCTGCTGTGCGCGAGCCCCATCCAGGGTCACGTCGCGCCCCTGCTCGCCATCGCCCGCGACCTCGTCTCGCGCGGTCACGACGTCACCATGCTCACCGGCTCCCGGTTCCACGACGCGGTCGTCGCGACCGGCGCAGCCCACCGCGCCCTGGGCGGCATCGCCGACCTCGACGACCGCCGCATGGCCGAGCACCTGCCCGACCGGGACCGCCACCGCGGCATCGGCAAGCTCCAGTACGACGTGCAGACCATCTTCGTGAAGACGGTGCCCGACCAGTTCCGGGGGGTCGAGGCCGCCCTGACGGAGGTCGCTCCCGACGCGATCCTCGTCGACGCCGCGTTCGCGGGCATCCTGCCGCTGCTCCTCGACGACCCGGCGACCCGCCCGCCCGTGCTGGCCGTCGGGGTGGTGCCGCTCAGCCAGTCGAGCCCGGATGTCGCGCCCTACGGGCTCGGGCTCGCGCCGATGCCCGGGCGTGTCGGGCGGCTCCGCAACCGCGTGCTGAACGTGCTCGTGCAGCGCGTGCTGTTCCGGGCCACGCAGCGGCTCGCGAACGAGACCATGCGCTCGCTCGGCCGGCCCGACCTCGACGCGTTCGTGCTCGACTTCTCGCGCCGGTTCGACCGGTTCCTGCAGCTCTCGCCCGCGGAGTTCGAGTATCCGCGCAGCGACCTGTCGCCGAACCTGCGCTTCGTCGGCACGGTGCTGCCGCCGGCGCCCGTGGCAGGCGCCCTTCCCGCGTGGTGGGACGAGCTCGACGGCGATCGACCGGTCGTGCACGTGACCCAGGGCACCATCGACAACGCCGACTTCGGCCGCCTCGTGCGCCCCACGCTCGACGCGCTCGACGGCGGCGACGTGCTCGTCGTCGTCGCCACCGGCGGGCGGCCGGTCGAGGAGGTCGGCCCGCTGCCGTCGAACGCGCGCGCCGCCGAGTTCCTGCCCTACGACCTGCTCATGCCGAAGGTCGACGTGTTCGTGACGAACGCCGGGTTCGGCGGCACCCAGTACGCCCTGAGCCACGGCGTGCCGATCGTCGCCGCCGGCGACACCGAGGACAAGCCCGAGGTCTCGACGCGCGTCGAGTGGGCCGGCGTCGGCGTGAACCTGAAGACCGGGACGCCGCCCGCCGCCGACGTCCGGGGGGCAGTGGAGCGCGTGCTCGGCGACCCCGGATACCGCGAGCGGGCGCGGACACTCGCCCGCCGCATCCGGGACATGGACACGTTCGGGATGATCTCCGCGGAACTCGAGGCGGCGTCGGCGAGGACTGCGGGCTCGCGGGTCGGCTGA
- a CDS encoding transferase, with protein sequence MGISYVEFEDEAGVLRRYRKHANGRGLVATTAKVDATAFVDPTAYVDPGAEVQRGAQIGHGAWIDRDAIVAERAVVGVNVHVGRRAVVGRNAVIGPYASVGDDARVQNGARVPREMTVAEGDEFRATGDDLRRLGLAA encoded by the coding sequence GTGGGCATCAGTTACGTCGAGTTCGAAGACGAAGCCGGAGTCCTGCGTCGCTACCGCAAGCACGCGAACGGGCGGGGCCTCGTGGCCACGACCGCGAAGGTGGACGCGACGGCATTCGTCGACCCGACCGCCTACGTCGACCCCGGTGCCGAGGTGCAGCGCGGAGCCCAGATCGGGCACGGCGCCTGGATCGACCGCGACGCCATCGTGGCGGAGCGCGCCGTGGTGGGCGTCAACGTGCACGTGGGCCGTCGCGCCGTGGTCGGCCGCAACGCCGTCATCGGTCCGTACGCCAGCGTCGGCGACGACGCGCGCGTGCAGAACGGCGCACGGGTCCCCCGTGAGATGACGGTCGCCGAGGGCGACGAGTTCCGGGCGACGGGCGACGACCTGCGCCGGCTCGGCCTCGCGGCCTGA
- a CDS encoding LLM class flavin-dependent oxidoreductase, with protein MTDTLRLSVLDLVPVRSGQTSAGAVAASVRLAQLADRTGYTRYWFAEHHNMPAVASTTPPVLIAATAARTERIRVGSGGVMLPNHAPLVVAEQFAALEALAPGRIDLGIGRAPGSDPVITQLLRISGPTADVDRFPDHIADILSLLSPDGASLRLTSGREYAITATPAAADVPTLWLLGSSDYSAKLAASLGLPYVFANHFSGEGLERALELYRTEYQPSEAHPSPETFLTVNASVAPTVEEARARALPQLRSMARLRTNRPMRPLETIEEAAAAPADSIGDELIAAMERRWIIADAAGAASELRRLAARHGIDEVMVAPIAGSHESEPTDAAPGREQTLELLAGELLG; from the coding sequence ATGACTGACACGCTCCGACTCTCCGTGCTCGACCTCGTTCCGGTGCGCAGCGGCCAGACGAGCGCGGGCGCCGTCGCGGCATCCGTGCGCCTGGCGCAGCTCGCCGACCGCACCGGCTACACCCGATACTGGTTCGCCGAGCACCACAACATGCCGGCCGTCGCCTCGACGACGCCCCCGGTGCTGATCGCGGCGACCGCGGCGCGCACCGAGCGCATTCGCGTGGGGTCTGGCGGCGTCATGCTGCCGAACCACGCACCGCTCGTCGTGGCCGAGCAGTTCGCCGCGCTCGAGGCGCTCGCGCCCGGGCGCATCGATCTCGGCATCGGCCGCGCGCCGGGCAGCGACCCCGTGATCACGCAGCTGCTGCGCATCTCGGGGCCGACCGCCGACGTCGACCGGTTCCCCGATCACATCGCCGACATCCTGAGCCTGCTCTCCCCCGACGGCGCGTCGCTGCGCCTGACGAGCGGGCGCGAGTACGCGATCACCGCGACGCCCGCGGCCGCCGACGTGCCGACGTTGTGGCTGCTCGGCTCGAGCGACTACTCGGCGAAGCTCGCCGCGTCACTCGGCCTGCCCTACGTGTTCGCGAACCACTTCTCGGGCGAGGGGCTCGAGCGTGCGCTGGAGCTCTACCGCACCGAGTACCAGCCGAGCGAGGCCCATCCCTCGCCCGAGACGTTCCTGACCGTGAACGCCTCCGTCGCGCCCACCGTCGAGGAGGCGCGGGCTCGCGCCCTGCCGCAGCTGCGGTCGATGGCGCGCCTGCGCACCAACCGTCCGATGCGTCCGCTCGAGACGATCGAGGAGGCGGCTGCGGCCCCCGCGGACTCCATCGGCGACGAGCTCATCGCCGCGATGGAGCGGCGGTGGATCATCGCGGATGCCGCTGGCGCCGCCTCCGAGCTGCGGCGCCTCGCCGCGCGGCACGGCATCGACGAGGTCATGGTCGCCCCGATCGCGGGCTCGCACGAGTCCGAGCCGACGGATGCCGCACCCGGCCGCGAGCAGACGCTCGAGCTGCTGGCGGGCGAACTGCTCGGCTGA
- a CDS encoding FAD-binding oxidoreductase: protein MNTPVPAATVTRADHDEITTFSLQEGLALLDDRIAGRVYLPGDPDWDDARRAWNLAVDQRPLAVVVARSVDDLAETVRAAARLGLAVAPQATGHNAGPLTAGDGLADALLLRTSELRGVLVDPDLRVARVEPGALWSDVVAAATPHGLAALAGSSHDVGVVGYTLGGGLSWLGRSHGLAANSVLAVELVTADGMLRRVDAEHDPELFWAVRGGGGDFGVVTALEFRLYPIAEVVAGTLFFPLERAEEVLQAWAAWTTTVPRSVTSVGRVLRFPPMPDLPPFLSGRSFVVVEAAIQETPERAEELLAPLRALGAEIDTVHRQPVAELLQLHMDPPGPMPGGGDGMLLADLPPASVRAFLAAVGPGADTALLSAEIRHVGGALAPAAAAASAAEQRTPAPGAVAGFDAEYLLFAVGIAAPGSEQALAASLGRLLSRMEPWRAPVDYANFAEHARPAERLFGDRVQRLRAVKDAVDPSRLIRSNHPVHR from the coding sequence GTGAACACCCCTGTGCCCGCCGCAACTGTGACCCGCGCCGACCACGACGAGATCACCACCTTCTCGCTGCAGGAGGGCCTCGCCCTCCTGGACGACCGGATCGCCGGGCGCGTGTACCTGCCCGGCGACCCCGACTGGGACGACGCCCGCCGCGCCTGGAACCTCGCCGTCGACCAGCGGCCGCTCGCCGTCGTGGTGGCGCGTTCCGTCGACGACCTCGCCGAGACCGTGCGCGCGGCGGCACGGCTCGGGCTCGCCGTGGCCCCGCAGGCGACCGGCCACAACGCCGGACCGCTCACCGCAGGCGACGGCCTCGCCGATGCGCTGCTGCTGCGCACCTCGGAGCTGCGCGGCGTGCTGGTCGACCCCGACCTGCGCGTCGCGCGCGTCGAGCCCGGCGCGCTCTGGAGCGACGTGGTCGCGGCGGCGACGCCGCACGGGCTGGCCGCGCTCGCCGGATCGTCGCACGACGTCGGCGTGGTGGGCTACACGCTCGGCGGCGGGCTGAGCTGGCTCGGCCGATCGCACGGCCTCGCCGCGAACTCGGTGCTCGCCGTCGAACTCGTCACCGCCGACGGCATGCTCCGGCGGGTCGACGCGGAGCATGACCCCGAGCTGTTCTGGGCGGTGCGCGGCGGTGGCGGCGACTTCGGAGTGGTCACCGCACTCGAGTTCCGCCTCTACCCGATCGCCGAGGTCGTGGCCGGCACCCTCTTCTTCCCACTCGAGCGGGCCGAGGAGGTGCTGCAGGCCTGGGCCGCGTGGACCACGACCGTGCCGCGCAGCGTCACCTCCGTGGGCCGGGTGCTCCGCTTCCCGCCGATGCCCGACCTGCCGCCGTTCCTGTCGGGCCGGTCGTTCGTGGTGGTCGAGGCGGCCATCCAGGAGACACCCGAGCGCGCCGAGGAACTGCTCGCCCCGCTCCGCGCACTGGGGGCCGAGATCGACACGGTGCACCGGCAGCCCGTCGCCGAGCTCCTCCAGCTGCACATGGACCCGCCCGGCCCGATGCCCGGCGGCGGCGACGGCATGCTGCTCGCCGACCTGCCGCCCGCGTCGGTGCGCGCGTTCCTCGCGGCGGTCGGGCCCGGAGCCGACACCGCCCTGTTGTCGGCCGAGATCCGTCATGTCGGCGGCGCCCTCGCGCCCGCGGCCGCAGCCGCATCGGCCGCCGAGCAGCGCACCCCGGCCCCCGGCGCCGTGGCGGGCTTCGACGCCGAGTACCTCCTCTTCGCCGTCGGGATCGCCGCGCCGGGCTCGGAGCAGGCGCTCGCCGCATCCCTCGGCCGTCTCCTCTCCCGGATGGAGCCGTGGCGGGCGCCGGTCGACTACGCGAACTTCGCTGAGCACGCCCGCCCGGCTGAACGGCTCTTCGGGGACCGCGTGCAGCGACTGCGCGCCGTGAAGGACGCGGTGGATCCCTCGCGGCTCATCCGTTCCAACCATCCCGTGCATCGCTGA
- a CDS encoding LLM class F420-dependent oxidoreductase, producing MRFGMFVPQGWRHDLVGIEPAEHWEAMRGLAEFADAGPWESIWVYDHFHTVPVPSDTEATHEAWTLMSAYAATTSRVRLGQMCTCMSYRNPAYLAKVAATVDVISGGRVEMGIGGGWYEHEWRAYGYGFPPVPERLARLREGVDIMHQAWTTGTATLDGEHYQVDGAIVRPLPLQEGGIPIWVAGAGEKVTLKIAAKYASYTNFAGSPEEFTHKSEVLRGHCERLGTDFDAITRSSNFNTVVGVDEADVERRLAAIEARVAPFLGPQKTADYLADFRSPNAAVGTPAQVIAKLEERRELGLGYVISYFPEAAYDRSGLELWASEVIPALQ from the coding sequence ATGCGATTCGGAATGTTCGTTCCCCAGGGTTGGCGTCACGATCTCGTCGGCATCGAGCCGGCCGAGCACTGGGAGGCCATGCGCGGCCTCGCGGAGTTCGCCGATGCCGGCCCCTGGGAGTCGATCTGGGTGTACGACCACTTCCACACGGTGCCCGTGCCGAGCGACACCGAGGCGACCCACGAGGCGTGGACGCTGATGTCCGCCTACGCGGCCACCACTTCGCGCGTGCGGCTCGGCCAGATGTGCACCTGCATGAGCTACCGCAACCCCGCCTACCTCGCGAAGGTGGCCGCGACGGTCGACGTCATCTCGGGCGGACGCGTCGAGATGGGCATCGGCGGCGGCTGGTACGAGCACGAGTGGCGCGCATACGGCTACGGCTTCCCGCCCGTGCCCGAGCGCCTCGCACGGCTCCGCGAGGGCGTCGACATCATGCACCAGGCGTGGACCACGGGCACGGCGACGCTCGACGGCGAGCACTACCAGGTCGACGGCGCGATCGTGCGGCCGCTGCCGCTGCAGGAGGGCGGCATCCCGATCTGGGTCGCGGGCGCCGGTGAGAAGGTGACGCTGAAGATCGCGGCGAAGTACGCGTCGTACACGAACTTCGCCGGAAGCCCCGAGGAGTTCACCCACAAGAGCGAGGTGCTCCGCGGGCACTGCGAACGGCTCGGCACGGATTTCGACGCGATCACGCGGTCGTCGAATTTCAACACCGTCGTCGGCGTCGACGAGGCGGACGTGGAGCGGCGCCTCGCCGCGATCGAGGCCCGGGTCGCACCGTTCCTCGGCCCGCAGAAGACCGCCGACTACCTCGCGGACTTCCGCAGCCCGAACGCGGCCGTGGGTACGCCCGCGCAGGTGATCGCGAAGCTCGAGGAGCGTCGCGAGCTCGGGCTCGGGTACGTCATCTCGTACTTCCCCGAGGCGGCCTACGACCGCTCGGGGCTCGAGCTGTGGGCGTCGGAGGTCATCCCCGCGCTGCAGTAG
- a CDS encoding glutaredoxin family protein encodes MTSPANPDLNPARITMYGAEWCIDCRRSKALLDRRGVEYDYVDLEVVIDGADRAKAISGRTQIPVVVFPDGTHFTEPTDAELSEKLDEAIAA; translated from the coding sequence ATGACCTCCCCTGCGAATCCCGACCTGAACCCTGCCCGCATCACGATGTACGGCGCCGAGTGGTGCATCGACTGCCGCCGCTCGAAGGCACTGCTCGACCGGCGCGGCGTCGAGTACGACTACGTCGACCTCGAGGTCGTCATCGACGGCGCTGACCGCGCGAAGGCCATCAGCGGCCGCACCCAGATCCCCGTCGTGGTCTTCCCCGACGGCACGCACTTCACCGAGCCGACCGACGCCGAGCTCTCCGAGAAGCTCGACGAGGCCATCGCGGCCTAG
- a CDS encoding YdeI/OmpD-associated family protein — MRFETTMLLTGNNTGIEVPPDVIEALGAGRKPAVTVSVNGYEYRSTVAVMGGRHLIPFSSDKRAATGIQGGDPIVVDVEVDTAPRTVEVPDDLAAALEATPGARAAFDALAPSARKAHVTNVESAKAAETRQRRVDAIIAKLAG, encoded by the coding sequence ATGCGGTTCGAGACCACCATGCTCCTGACCGGCAACAACACCGGCATCGAGGTGCCGCCCGACGTGATCGAGGCGCTCGGCGCCGGGCGCAAGCCTGCGGTGACGGTGAGCGTCAACGGCTACGAGTACCGCAGCACGGTCGCGGTGATGGGCGGCCGGCACCTCATCCCGTTCAGCTCCGACAAGCGGGCCGCCACCGGCATCCAGGGCGGCGACCCGATCGTCGTCGACGTGGAGGTCGACACCGCACCGCGCACGGTCGAGGTGCCTGACGACCTCGCGGCGGCGCTCGAGGCGACACCGGGCGCTCGCGCGGCCTTCGACGCGCTCGCTCCGAGCGCCAGGAAGGCGCACGTCACCAATGTCGAGTCGGCGAAGGCCGCCGAGACCCGGCAGCGTCGCGTTGACGCGATCATCGCGAAGCTCGCCGGCTGA